From the genome of Staphylococcus haemolyticus, one region includes:
- a CDS encoding redox-sensing transcriptional repressor Rex, producing MAHNKSKIPRATLKRLPLYYRFVNTLKSKGIDRVNSKAISEALNIESATIRRDFSYFGELGKKGYGYNIDSLLEFFKTALSDSDNIHIALVGVGNLGRALLTYNFSIHDEMTITEAFDIDEQIVGTEIGDVSVHHMNDLKKVLNAQNINVVILTTPEEAAQRVANQLVEADIQGILNFTPARIEVPNTVQVHHIDLGIELQSLLFFMKNYSN from the coding sequence ATGGCTCATAATAAATCTAAAATTCCACGGGCAACTTTGAAGCGATTACCTTTATATTACAGATTCGTTAACACACTCAAGTCAAAAGGCATTGATAGGGTTAATTCTAAGGCTATTAGTGAGGCACTCAATATTGAATCAGCAACCATCCGAAGAGATTTCTCTTATTTTGGAGAATTAGGCAAAAAAGGCTACGGTTACAATATAGATAGTCTATTAGAATTCTTTAAAACAGCATTAAGTGATAGTGATAATATACACATAGCTTTAGTAGGTGTTGGTAATTTAGGTCGAGCACTTTTGACATATAACTTTTCAATTCATGATGAAATGACAATAACTGAGGCTTTTGATATAGATGAACAGATTGTCGGAACAGAGATTGGTGATGTATCTGTGCATCATATGAACGATTTGAAGAAAGTACTCAATGCTCAAAATATCAATGTTGTAATATTAACTACACCAGAGGAAGCAGCACAACGCGTTGCAAATCAGTTGGTTGAAGCTGATATTCAGGGTATACTAAATTTCACACCAGCTAGAATAGAAGTACCTAATACCGTACAAGTGCATCATATTGACTTGGGCATAGAATTGCAATCATTGCTATTCTTTATGAAAAACTATTCTAATTAA
- the tsaD gene encoding tRNA (adenosine(37)-N6)-threonylcarbamoyltransferase complex transferase subunit TsaD: MNKETLILAIETSCDETSVSVIKNGNSILSNIVLSQIESHKRFGGVVPEVASRHHVEGITTTIEEALTTANISMNDIDAIAVTQGPGLIGALLIGINAAKALAFAYDKPLIPVHHIAGHIYANHLEEPLTFPLIALIVSGGHTELVYMKSHMHFEVIGETRDDAVGEAYDKVARTIDLPYPGGPQIDKLAQYGKDTYDFPRVWLEKESYDFSFSGLKSSVINKLHNLRQKNEEVVKEDVATSFQNSVVDVLSTKAINACKAYKVNRLIVAGGVASNKGLRYRLQQLCEDNNIHLSIPSPKLCTDNAAMIGAAAYYYYQSGITAKLDLNGENNMDIEEATIEV; the protein is encoded by the coding sequence ATGAATAAAGAAACATTAATATTAGCAATAGAAACGAGTTGTGATGAAACAAGTGTAAGTGTCATTAAAAATGGAAATTCAATTTTATCTAATATTGTATTAAGTCAAATTGAGAGTCATAAGCGTTTCGGTGGTGTTGTACCTGAAGTTGCAAGTCGACATCACGTTGAAGGGATTACGACAACGATTGAAGAAGCATTAACAACTGCAAATATATCAATGAATGATATTGATGCAATAGCAGTGACTCAAGGACCAGGATTAATTGGCGCATTACTTATCGGTATTAATGCAGCGAAAGCACTAGCTTTTGCTTATGACAAACCACTTATTCCTGTGCACCATATTGCAGGTCACATTTATGCCAATCATTTAGAAGAACCATTAACATTTCCATTAATTGCGCTAATTGTGTCAGGGGGGCATACTGAATTAGTATATATGAAATCTCATATGCATTTCGAAGTTATTGGTGAGACAAGAGATGATGCAGTGGGAGAGGCGTATGATAAAGTCGCTCGAACAATTGATTTACCATACCCAGGAGGGCCACAAATTGATAAATTAGCTCAATATGGTAAAGATACTTATGATTTTCCAAGAGTGTGGTTAGAAAAGGAAAGTTATGATTTTAGTTTTAGTGGATTGAAAAGTTCTGTTATAAATAAACTGCATAATTTGCGACAAAAGAATGAAGAAGTTGTAAAAGAAGATGTAGCAACTAGTTTTCAAAATAGTGTTGTAGACGTGTTAAGTACTAAAGCGATTAATGCATGTAAAGCCTATAAAGTTAACAGACTTATTGTTGCTGGAGGTGTTGCAAGTAATAAAGGATTGCGATACCGATTACAACAATTATGTGAAGATAATAATATTCATTTATCCATTCCAAGTCCTAAATTATGTACTGATAATGCAGCAATGATTGGTGCTGCAGCATATTACTATTATCAGTCAGGAATTACAGCTAAGTTAGATTTGAATGGTGAAAATAATATGGATATAGAAGAAGCTACTATAGAAGTTTAA
- the tsaE gene encoding tRNA (adenosine(37)-N6)-threonylcarbamoyltransferase complex ATPase subunit type 1 TsaE yields MISINNLDELNHFANVLVRHLEPSDLILLNGDLGAGKTTLTQFIGKHLGVKRNINSPTFNIIKSYKGSNLKLHHMDCYRLEDSDEDLGFDEYFQDEGITIIEWSQFIQDLLPKEHLIINIETLSETKRTIKLEAQGTHYLKVKEEVESEFIND; encoded by the coding sequence ATGATAAGTATTAATAATTTGGATGAATTAAATCATTTTGCAAACGTGTTAGTTCGACACTTAGAGCCTAGTGATTTAATCCTTTTAAATGGCGACCTAGGGGCAGGTAAAACTACACTAACACAATTTATAGGTAAACATTTAGGAGTTAAGCGTAATATTAATTCTCCTACCTTTAATATTATAAAATCATATAAAGGGAGTAATTTAAAATTACATCATATGGACTGTTATCGTTTGGAAGATTCAGATGAAGATCTAGGATTTGATGAATATTTTCAAGATGAGGGCATTACCATTATTGAATGGAGTCAATTTATTCAAGATTTATTACCTAAGGAACATTTAATAATCAATATAGAAACTTTAAGTGAAACAAAAAGAACTATAAAATTAGAAGCCCAAGGAACCCATTATTTAAAAGTAAAGGAGGAAGTTGAAAGTGAATTTATTAATGATTGA
- the abc-f gene encoding ribosomal protection-like ABC-F family protein, protein MILLQLNDISKSFDGEDIFTRVNFEVKTGERIGVVGRNGAGKSTLMKIIAGVEDYDSGHISKIKNLRMGYLTQQMTLNSSASVFEEMSKPFEHLKKMELLIREETNWLADHASNYYSEEYQQHMERYESLTNQFEQLDGYQYESKIKTVLHGLNFNEDDFDKPINDFSGGQKTRLSLAQMLLNEPDLLLLDEPTNHLDLETTKWLEDYLKYFKGAIVIISHDRYFLDKIVTQIYDVALGDVKRYVGNYEQFIEQRDKYYESRMQEYERQQDEIKRLETFVEKNITRASTSGMAKSRRKTLEKMERIDKPMLDARSANIQFGFNRNTGNDVMNIRNLKIGYDSPITSPINIEVSKGDHIAIIGPNGVGKTTLIKTIAQRQNQLEGEITFGANLQIGYYDQKQAEFKSNKTIIDYVWDQYPTMNEKDIRAILGRFLFVQDDVKKVINDLSGGEKARLQLALLMLQRDNVLILDEPTNHLDIDSKEMLEQALKDFEGTILFVSHDRYFINQLANKVFDLNYDGGQMYLGDYQYYIEKTEEAAALEAFKNERNDFSKEDTSNQNEANENVNTYDSQKQQRREQRKLERLIENCEAKIEAFENEIARIDEQLTQPDVFNNPEKASSLANQKLETEQMLEQVMSEWENLQENI, encoded by the coding sequence ATGATACTCTTGCAATTAAACGATATTTCGAAATCATTTGATGGCGAAGATATTTTCACGCGTGTGAATTTCGAAGTAAAAACAGGCGAACGAATTGGTGTCGTAGGCAGAAACGGTGCTGGTAAATCGACTTTAATGAAAATCATTGCCGGTGTTGAAGACTATGATAGCGGTCATATATCAAAAATCAAAAATTTACGTATGGGTTATTTAACACAGCAAATGACACTTAATTCATCTGCTTCAGTCTTCGAAGAAATGTCAAAACCGTTTGAACATTTAAAAAAAATGGAACTTCTAATTAGAGAAGAAACGAATTGGCTAGCTGATCATGCATCTAACTACTATTCCGAAGAATATCAACAACATATGGAACGCTATGAATCTTTAACTAATCAATTCGAACAACTTGATGGTTATCAGTATGAAAGTAAAATCAAAACTGTTCTACATGGTTTAAATTTCAATGAAGATGATTTCGATAAACCTATCAATGATTTCAGTGGTGGTCAAAAAACGCGATTATCCTTAGCCCAAATGCTATTGAATGAGCCAGATTTATTACTACTAGACGAACCTACAAACCATTTAGATTTAGAAACGACGAAGTGGTTAGAAGATTATTTAAAATATTTCAAAGGTGCCATTGTTATTATCAGTCACGATAGATATTTCCTAGATAAAATAGTCACTCAAATATATGATGTTGCACTTGGCGATGTTAAACGTTACGTCGGAAATTATGAACAATTTATTGAGCAACGTGATAAATATTACGAAAGCAGAATGCAAGAATATGAACGTCAGCAAGATGAAATTAAAAGATTAGAAACATTTGTAGAGAAAAATATAACACGTGCTTCAACTAGTGGAATGGCAAAAAGTCGTCGAAAAACACTAGAAAAAATGGAACGTATTGACAAACCTATGTTGGACGCAAGAAGTGCTAACATTCAATTTGGCTTTAATCGTAATACAGGTAATGACGTTATGAATATACGTAATCTGAAAATTGGTTATGACTCGCCTATTACATCTCCTATTAATATTGAAGTAAGTAAGGGGGATCATATTGCCATTATTGGCCCAAATGGCGTAGGTAAAACTACTCTAATCAAGACCATCGCTCAACGTCAAAATCAATTAGAAGGTGAAATTACCTTTGGTGCAAATCTTCAAATTGGTTATTACGATCAAAAGCAAGCTGAATTTAAATCTAATAAAACAATTATCGACTATGTTTGGGATCAATATCCAACAATGAATGAAAAAGATATTCGCGCTATACTCGGACGTTTCTTATTCGTGCAAGATGATGTAAAGAAAGTAATCAATGATTTATCTGGTGGAGAAAAAGCTCGTTTGCAATTAGCGCTACTTATGCTTCAAAGAGATAATGTATTAATTCTTGATGAACCAACAAACCATCTTGATATAGATTCTAAAGAGATGTTAGAACAAGCGCTAAAAGATTTTGAAGGAACCATTCTTTTTGTATCACACGATCGTTACTTTATTAATCAATTGGCAAATAAAGTATTCGACTTAAATTATGACGGTGGCCAAATGTATTTGGGAGATTATCAATATTACATCGAGAAAACAGAAGAAGCAGCGGCACTTGAAGCTTTTAAAAATGAGCGCAATGATTTTAGTAAAGAGGATACTTCAAATCAAAATGAAGCTAATGAAAATGTAAATACCTATGATTCTCAAAAGCAACAACGTCGTGAGCAAAGAAAATTAGAACGTCTCATTGAGAACTGTGAAGCCAAAATTGAAGCATTTGAGAATGAAATAGCACGCATTGATGAACAACTCACTCAGCCTGACGTATTCAATAATCCTGAAAAAGCCTCATCATTAGCGAATCAGAAACTTGAAACCGAACAAATGTTAGAACAGGTTATGTCGGAATGGGAAAATTTACAAGAAAATATCTAA
- the rimI gene encoding ribosomal protein S18-alanine N-acetyltransferase has translation MAKPTEAELTIRAMQVDDVPSVFDIERDSFNDSSWTIDAFYHELNENNFAKYFVIVFENEIIGYLGLWMVIDQAQITTIAIRKDSRGYGLGQLLLKYVMDYASHSCEVMSLEVRIDNVIAQHVYTNLGFQFGGKRKNYYGEGEDAMVMWVNLNE, from the coding sequence TTGGCTAAACCAACAGAAGCAGAATTAACAATTAGAGCAATGCAAGTAGATGATGTCCCCAGTGTATTCGATATAGAACGAGATAGTTTCAATGATAGTTCGTGGACAATTGATGCATTTTATCATGAATTGAATGAAAATAACTTTGCTAAATATTTTGTAATTGTTTTTGAAAATGAAATTATCGGATATCTAGGACTATGGATGGTTATTGATCAAGCTCAAATTACAACGATAGCAATTCGTAAAGACTCTAGAGGTTATGGACTGGGACAATTATTATTAAAGTATGTAATGGATTATGCAAGCCATTCATGTGAAGTGATGAGTTTGGAAGTTAGGATAGATAATGTAATTGCGCAACATGTTTATACTAATTTGGGTTTTCAATTTGGAGGTAAACGTAAAAATTATTATGGAGAAGGCGAGGATGCAATGGTAATGTGGGTGAACTTAAATGAATAA
- the tsaB gene encoding tRNA (adenosine(37)-N6)-threonylcarbamoyltransferase complex dimerization subunit type 1 TsaB produces MNLLMIDTSNQPMSIAIMQDDTVLAETTSEDKRDHSSQLMPGIQHLFEEAKIEKNDIDGIVVAKGPGSYTGVRIGVTTAKTLAYALNTKLYGVSSLAALAATVKNDKQKLLVPIIDARREAVYTGVYQNVDGNITTIIKDQYLPIEELKKQLTEMNQPFLYVGRDADKLSEHLGGEIKNNLPHAPTMKQLITKSEPIHTFVPNYIKLSEAERNWLNQQKQN; encoded by the coding sequence GTGAATTTATTAATGATTGATACATCTAATCAACCGATGTCAATCGCAATCATGCAAGATGATACCGTCTTGGCAGAAACTACGTCGGAAGATAAAAGAGATCATTCGAGTCAACTTATGCCTGGTATTCAGCACTTATTTGAAGAAGCAAAAATTGAAAAAAATGATATTGATGGGATTGTAGTTGCTAAGGGTCCAGGTTCCTATACTGGAGTTAGAATTGGCGTAACCACCGCTAAAACGTTGGCCTATGCATTAAATACTAAATTATATGGTGTATCATCTTTAGCAGCATTAGCTGCAACAGTGAAGAATGATAAACAAAAATTATTAGTTCCAATCATTGATGCGCGTCGTGAAGCGGTATACACTGGTGTTTATCAAAACGTTGATGGAAATATAACAACTATTATAAAAGATCAATATTTACCTATTGAAGAATTAAAAAAGCAATTAACTGAAATGAACCAACCATTTCTTTATGTTGGTAGAGATGCTGATAAGTTATCCGAACACCTAGGTGGAGAAATAAAAAATAATTTACCTCATGCTCCAACTATGAAACAACTCATAACTAAAAGTGAACCGATTCATACATTTGTTCCTAATTATATTAAACTATCAGAGGCTGAAAGAAATTGGCTAAACCAACAGAAGCAGAATTAA